From one Montipora capricornis isolate CH-2021 chromosome 10, ASM3666992v2, whole genome shotgun sequence genomic stretch:
- the LOC138019315 gene encoding glutamine--fructose-6-phosphate aminotransferase [isomerizing] 1-like, producing MCGIFAYLNFCVPRKRKYILELLISGLQRLEYRGYDSAGVAYDGHGKMSIIKKRGKVAALDEEIQAHSDFETQEDLSNHCGIAHTRWATHGEPSGVNSHPQRSDLNNEFVVVHNGIITNYKDIKKFLEGKGFHFESETDTEVIPKLVKYFYDKTQKEGEKLDFRELVEMTIKQLEGAFALAFKSTKFPGEIVATRRGSPLLIGIKSQSPLKTDRLPIVYSSGDSKVDEPAEELADAYSMMNGWSSVETNKHGPIEYFFASDASAVIEHTNRVIYMEDDDVAAVVNGSLSIHRINRDDASDESYFREVQTLQMELQQIMKGNYSSFMQKEIFEQPESVVNTMRGRVNFESGCVRLGGLMSHIDTIRRCRRILMIACGTSYHSAIATRQLLEELTQLPVVVELASDFLDRSTPIFRDDVCFFISQSGETADTLMALRYCKERGALIVGITNTVGSSISRESMCGCHINAGPEIGVASTKAYTSQFLALTMFSLMMAEDRISMQEKRKEIIQTLKELPDLIKKVLQLDEKIQSLAHEMYQQKSLLVMGRGFQFATCLEGALKIKELTYMHSEGILAGELKHGPLALVDKAMPVIMLVTRDAVFKKCMNALQQVTARQGRPIIICNEGDEEVKSHAFRTLEVPKTVDCLQGILSVIPLQLLSFHIAVLKGYDVDCPRNLAKSVTVE from the exons ATGTGTG GAATATTTGCCTATTTGAACTTCTGTGTTCCACGTAAGCGGAAATACATTCTCGAACTTTTGATAAGTGGTCTTCAGAGACTGGAGTATAGAGGATACGATTCGGCAG GAGTTGCATACGATGGACACGGCAAAATGAG CATTATCAAAAAGCGAGGAAAAGTTGCTGCCCTTGATGAAGAAATCCAGG CCCACAGTGATTTTGAAACTCAGGAAGACCTTTCAAATCATTGCGGTATTGCACACACACGGTGGGCTACACATGGTGAACCAAGCGGTGTTAATAGCCATCCTCAAAGATCAGACCTGAACAACG AATTTGTTGTCGTTCATAATGGCATCATAACAAATTACAAAGATATCAAGAAATTCCTG GAGGGGAAAGGATTTCATTTTGAGTCTGAAACTGATACAGAAGTTATCCCAAAGCTGGTCAAATATTTCTATGACAAAACA CagaaggaaggtgaaaagcTGGATTTCAGGGAACTTGTAGAGATGACAATAAAACAGCTG GAAGGAGCATTTGCACTTGCATTTAAGAGCACCAAATTTCCAGGAGAAATTGTTGCCACGAG ACGAGGCAGTCCCTTACTCATTGGTATCAAGAGTCAGTCCCCTCTTAAGACAGACAGGTTGCCAATTGTCTACAGTTCAG GTGACAGTAAAGTTGACGAGCCTGCTGAAGAGCTGGCAGATGCTTATAGTATGATGAATGGGTGGTCAAGTGTTGAAACAAATAAGCATGGGCCTATTGAATATTTTTTTGCCTCAGATGCAAG TGCTGTCATTGAACACACCAACAGAGTGATCTACATGGAAGATGACGATGTGGCTGCTGTTGTCAATGGAA GCTTGTCAATTCATCGTATCAATCGTGATGATGCCTCTGATGAAAGTTATTTCAGAGAAGTACAGACACTGCAGATGGAGTTGCAGCAAATCATGAAAG GAAACTACAGCTCTTTTATGCAAAAAGAGATTTTTGAGCAGCCAGAGAGTGTTGTAAACACAATGAGGGGCAGAGTTAACTTTGAATCTGGATGTG TGCGGCTTGGAGGTTTGATGTCTCACATTGATACAATCCGTCGTTGCCGTAGGATTCTCATGATAGCTTGTGGGACAAGTTATCACAGTGCCATAGCT aCGAGACAGTTGTTGGAAGAGCTAACACAACTGCCTGTTGTTGTGGAGTTGGCCAGTGATTTCCTTGATCGCTCGACACCAATCTTTAGAGATGACGTGTGCTTTTTTATTAGTCAGTCag GAGAGACAGCAGACACTCTGATGGCATTGCGGTATTGCAAGGAGAGAGGAGCTCTCATAGTGGGCATCACTAATACAG TTGGTAGCTCTATATCAAGAGAGAGTATGTGTGGCTGTCACATCAATGCTGGACCTGAGATTGGTGTTGCAAGTACTAAG GCTTATACCAGCCAATTTCTGGCTCTGACAATGTTTTCCCTGATGATGGCGGAAGATAGAATCTCCATGcaagagaaaaggaaagagatcATTCAAACATTGAAAGAACTTCCAG ATCTCATCAAGAAAGTGCTGCAGCTGGATGAAAAGATTCAGTCCTTAGCACATGAAATGTATCAACAGAAGAGTCTCCTTGTGATGGGTAGAGGCTTTCAGTTTGCCACTTGTCTGGAAGGAGCCTTG AAAATCAAGGAGTTAACTTACATGCACTCAGAAGGTATTCTTGCCGGGGAGCTCAAGCACGGTCCCCTTGCTCTAGTAGACAAAGCCATGCCAGTCATCATGTTGGTGACAAGAGATGCTGTGTTTAAG aaATGTATGAATGCCTTGCAACAGGTTACAGCGCGTCAG GGTCGGCCCATCATTATTTGCAATGAAGGCGATGAAGAGGTGAAATCACATGCATTTCGCACACTTGAAGTACCCAAGACTGTGGACTGTCTCCAAGGAATCTTGTCTGTTATCCCTTTACAACTACTTTCATTCCACATTGCTGTGCTGAAAGGATATGAT gttgatTGCCCAAGAAATTTGGCCAAGTCCGTCACAGTGGAGTGA
- the LOC138019318 gene encoding glutamine--fructose-6-phosphate aminotransferase [isomerizing] 2-like, with protein MNALQQVTARQGRPIIICNEGDEEVKSHAFRTLEVPKTVDCLQGILSVIPLQLLSFHIAVLKGYDVDCPRNLAKSVTVE; from the exons ATGAATGCCTTGCAACAGGTTACAGCGCGTCAG GGTCGGCCCATCATTATTTGCAATGAAGGCGATGAAGAGGTGAAATCACATGCATTTCGCACACTTGAAGTACCCAAGACTGTGGACTGTCTCCAAGGAATCTTGTCTGTTATCCCTTTACAACTACTTTCATTCCACATTGCTGTGCTGAAAGGATATGAT gttgatTGCCCAAGAAATTTGGCCAAGTCCGTCACAGTGGAGTGA
- the LOC138019316 gene encoding PC-esterase domain-containing protein 1A-like: MFFSEDVHELLENKKLIVIGDSIQRSVYKDLICLWTQENSRYLSEQELRAKGELSFLGDKLLQGGKLEGKMVNGVGYREVRQFSGEKVFFKYYFVTRCYSEHMMSILNELKTWQPDVIVMNSTFWDLHHYGDTDMSQYRENLEKLMNEINEAFSARLVFIWNGALPLAERCKGGFLRKGFLTIPVDKIKTANNFAWLATNQRNKIYLDLFTELKDNDTFQQAEDGIHWGMRAHRKISNLILTEICKAWNRRIPAPPVQVVKRQDNRKNSRLRLSSYYPVIDNWSFSPTAIGYDDYETEYYVPPGYWGVSPSYDRYLTPSPLLASPYSSSRSNVSVSYNLPFTNVSGRAREYQRLSTPTPYFFPTRYHSIENIDLNFSTPQIAYLPGKTLFKPVIQSDPLHLRSFRSGVAQGLLPTPLSNPSFGFFNEGDRYRNRFKKLSQLRAHRYQSSSSSTSTPLTSATQNRQSASITPQNSLSSKNTEFSKPESVSKETPQISGANQSTEVPGRSSTEHTPPNSSTLQNSEVSVIANGTDSSDHNNNEAERESTKKSCPTENVDSQENETKGASIDTSKQPNDAHVIDEGCSDNKDLHEELTSEGTQWAGLKRKHDGEGDEESRSCKIACEEGSDDYRGMKRKCPEDEADNEVSPIKCAREDGSPHVGGNVGPIIRSEGSPLKDTKESHTEELQTDRPNSPEVCQDVKCALTYDSFI, translated from the coding sequence ATGTTTTTCAGCGAGGATGTTCATGAGCTTTTGGAAAACAAGAAATTAATCGTTATTGGCGACTCCATACAACGCTCTGTGTACAAAGACCTTATTTGCTTGTGGACACAAGAAAACAGTCGCTATCTGTCAGAGCAAGAGTTACGCGCGAAAGGAGAACTGTCTTTTCTTGGAGACAAATTGCTCCAAGGAGGAAAGCTGGAAGGAAAAATGGTGAACGGTGTGGGTTACCGGGAAGTTCGTCAATTCTCGGGGGAAAAGGTATTCTTCAAGTATTACTTTGTGACTCGATGCTACAGCGAGCACATGATGTCCATTCTAAATGAATTGAAAACATGGCAGCCAGACGTCATTGTTATGAATTCCACATTCTGGGATTTACACCACTATGGCGACACAGATATGTCGCAATATAGAGAGAATTTGGAAAAACTAATGAACGAGATTAATGAAGCCTTCTCCGCGCGTCTGGTCTTCATTTGGAATGGTGCTCTTCCATTGGCCGAAAGATGTAAAGGCGGATTCCTTCGGAAAGGTTTCCTCACCATCCCAGTCGACAAGATCAAAACCGCGAACAATTTCGCTTGGTTGGCTACAAACCAACGGAATAAAATCTACTTAGACCTATTCACTGAACTGAAAGATAATGATACATTCCAACAAGCTGAAGACGGTATTCATTGGGGCATGAGAGCTCATCGTAAGATTTCAAACCTCATTCTGACAGAGATTTGCAAAGCATGGAACCGGAGAATTCCCGCCCCACCTGTCCAAGTTGTAAAGCGTCAGGACAACAGGAAGAACTCCAGGTTGAGGTTGTCGAGCTATTACCCGGTAATAGACAACTGGAGTTTTTCCCCTACAGCAATAGGCTACGACGACTATGAAACTGAATATTATGTGCCTCCAGGCTACTGGGGAGTTTCTCCAAGCTATGACAGATACCTCACCCCCTCACCTCTGTTAGCAAGCCCTTATAGCAGTAGCAGGAGTAATGTAAGCGTAAGCTATAATCTGCCATTTACCAATGTCTCAGGAAGGGCCAGAGAATATCAACGACTTTCCACCCCAACGCCTTACTTTTTCCCAACTCGGTATCATTCGATAGAAAATATTGATCTGAATTTTTCAACACCTCAGATAGCATATTTACCAGGGAAAACTTTGTTTAAACCAGTGATCCAGTCAGACCCTCTGCATCTCAGGTCTTTCAGGTCAGGTGTTGCACAGGGGTTGCTCCCAACACCTCTAAGTAATCCATCATTTGGCTTCTTCAATGAAGGTGACCGGTATAGAAATCGATTTAAAAAGCTAAGCCAACTTCGGGCACATAGATACCAGTCAAGTTCTAGCAGCACTAGTACACCTCTAACAAGTGCAACTCAAAACAGGCAAAGTGCTTCAATAACTCCTCAGAATTCTTTAAGCAGTAAAAATACAGAGTTTTCAAAACCTGAAAGTGTTTCAAAAGAGACGCCTCAAATTTCAGGGGCTAACCAAAGCACTGAGGTTCCAGGCAGATCAAGCACTGAACACACACCACCAAATTCCTCCACTTTACAAAATAGTGAGGTTTCTGTCATTGCTAATGGCACTGATAGTTCAGATCATAACAACAATGAAGCGGAGAGAGAATCTACAAAGAAGTCCTGTCCAACAGAAAATGTTGATAGTcaggaaaatgaaacaaagggTGCGTCCATTGACACTTCTAAACAGCCTAATGATGCTCATGTCATTGATGAGGGATGCAGTGATAACAAAGACCTACATGAAGAGTTGACAAGTGAGGGTACTCAGTGGGCTGGATTAAAAAGGAAGCATGATGGAGAGGGGGATGAAGAATCAAGGTCATGCAAGATTGCTTGTGAGGAAGGCAGTGATGATTATCGAGGCATGAAACGAAAATGTCCAGAGGATGAGGCTGACAATGAAGTTTCACCCATAAAGTGTGCTCGGGAAGACGGCAGCCCCCATGTTGGTGGGAATGTAGGTCCTATTATCAGATCGGAAGGGTCTCCTTTGAAGGATACTAAAGAGAGCCACACAGAAGAACTTCAGACTGATAGGCCCAACTCTCCTGAGGTTTGTCAAGATGTTAAATGTGCTTTAACTTATGACAGTTTTATTTGA